From the genome of Bactrocera oleae isolate idBacOlea1 chromosome 2, idBacOlea1, whole genome shotgun sequence, one region includes:
- the Cad96Cb gene encoding protocadherin Fat 1 isoform X4, giving the protein MRITYECTILLIGVLLMFLKLNATTGAILDSRCYLEGGGSAESFLANEDLGVGAIIGKLRINGNPEIEGGDIDLSLREKDAQIKIVPSTKDLSLAMELDKEGVLGPSSVYVNVICTRRRSTDPSFVIPVNVRVIDVNDNAPIWIGAPYTVTLSEVTVSGTRILQGAHAEDADQPGPFSTVEYQILPGPYSGFVQFLNPLEGTLVLKKSLDYETMQNFTVKLRAQDQGSPPKYTDTTLRVVITDADDQNPKFQYDSYTGELPGDGHPGDLRLRPEPINAVDQDEGICAPIQYTIVQSQDTTYFRIHPHSGVITLLTPIGYADLVNGATMVVKATQIDNADRYALTTVMLTRQGARADITALSFVQQKFFMRIREDTAVGNRILALPTNKPGKHLKYTILDPVNSQFFSVGSLGEVILVKPLDYEKITKHDFQVMATDGLTNITADITMEVIDVNDWEPRFRETHYEFVIPNSSIHSPSESFEGVMVGKVEAADGDRNDKLELSLKGQYAGLFEIDTKGCIYMRPEQLQGLNESTVHLIATATDSGIPPRSTSVPVTVTMERLTLAQTSWSSSFIGVLGMIISLFIVIIIILTWYIIHSKSKRRKGTPPLGRNRVHSQAHSTMSSANLVTHEKISNNGNGTVVTSGNSGVSVLHMKHDGNISMSNPINSGLNHSGVGKVCSTVLATNLERENKRDQERDREKQRESYAATVRSIVSRASANGQLYEEDEIENDSLSNHNRESGNNNKGAAWEESASLQRGTTSIKNLDCSIVRASNLLAATETMGSSENNLTVYF; this is encoded by the exons caaCTACTGGTGCCATCTTAGACTCGCGTTGTTATCTTGAAGGTGGCGGTTCAGCAGAGAGCTTTCTCGCTAATGAAGATCTGGGAGTGGGAGCTATTATTGGAAAGTTACGAATAAATGGAAATCCTGAAATAGAAGGAGGCGATATTGATTTATCTCTACGAGAAAAGGACGCTCAAATCAAAATAGTACCAAGCACCAAAGATTTGTCTTTGGCTATGGAATTGGACAAGGAAGGGGTCCTGGGTCCCTCTTCAGTTTATGTAAATGTTATTTGTACTCGTCGTCGTTCTACTGATCCG AGTTTTGTGATTCCGGTGAACGTACGCGTAATTGACGTCAACGACAACGCCCCGATTTGGATAGGTGCACCATATACCGTAACACTCTCTGAAGTCACTGTATCCGGTACAAGAATACTACAAGGTGCACATGCAGAAGATGCAGATCAGCCGGGTCCATTTTCTACAGTTGAGTACCAAATATTACCCGGACCATACTCGGGTTTTGTCCAGTTTTTGAACCCTCTCGAAGGTACATTAGTACTAAAAAAGTCGTTGGACTACGAGACTATGCAAAATTTTACTGTGAAACTTAGAGCTCAAGATCAGGGTAGTCCACCAAAATATACGGACACAACACTAAGAGTAGTGATTACAGATGCTGATGACCAAAACCCTAAATTTCAATATGACTCCTACACTGGAGAGCTTCCAGGCGATGGACATCCCGGCGATTTAAGGTTACGTCCAGAACCAATCAACGCTGTTGACCAAGATGAAGGCATATGTGCGCCTATTCAGTATACAATTGTTCAATCACAAGACACGACATACTTTCGAATACATCCTCACAGCGGCGTTATTACATTACTAACACCCATCGGCTATGCGGATCTAGTTAACGGTGCTACAATGGTGGTGAAGGCGACACAAATAGACAATGCCGACCGTTATGCGTTAACAACCGTTATGTTAACACGGCAAGGGGCGCGTGCTGATATAACAGCGCTGTCATTTGTACAGCAAAAATTTTTCATGCGTATACGCGAGGATACGGCTGTTGGAAATCGCATTTTAGCATTACCCACTAACAAACCGGGAAAACActtgaaatatacaatattggaCCCAgtaaattcacaattttttagtGTGGGGTCATTGGGCGAAGTAATATTAGTTAAGCCTCTCGACTATGAGAAGATAACAAAACATGATTTTCAAGTAATGGCAACGGATGGTTTGACAAATATTACAGCAGATATAACGATGGAAGTTATCGACGTAAATGACTGGGAGCCTAGATTTCGAGAGACACATTACGAGTTCGTGATTCCAAATAGC TCTATTCACTCGCCATCTGAATCGTTTGAAGGTGTAATGGTTGGAAAAGTAGAAGCAGCCGATGGGGATCGCAATGACAAACTTGAGCTATCGTTGAAAGGGCAATATGCTGGCCTTTTTGAGATAGATACTAAAGGATGTATTTACATGCGGCCTGAGCAATTACAAGGGCTTAATGAATCCACAGTTCATTTAATCGCCACAGCAACTGATTCAGGAATTCCGCCACGTAGTACCTCTGTGCCAGTCACGGTGACCATGGAAAGACTCACTCTTGCTCAAACATCTTGGAGTTCCAGTTTCATAGGAGTGTTAGGCATGataataagtttatttattgttattattataattctcACATGGTACATAATCCACTCAAAGAGCAAACGGCGAAAGGGCACACCACCTTTGGGACGAAATCGTGTCCACAGCCAGGCACACAGCACAATGTCTTCCGCAAACCTAGTTACTCACGAAAAAATTTCCAATAATGGTAATGGAACTGTAGTCACGAGTGGCAATAGTGGAGTTTCTGTGCTGCATATGAAGCATGACGGTAATATATCAATGTCAAATCCAATTAACAGTGGTCTAAATCATTCCGGAGTTGGCAAGGTATGTTCCACCGTTCTGGCAACGAATTTGGAACGTGAAAATAAGCGTGATCAGGAGCGTGATAGGGAAAAACAACGGGAAAGTTATGCAGCAACAGTTAGAA GTATAGTGTCACGAGCCTCTGCCAATGGGCAGTTGTACGAAGAAGATGAAATCGAAAATGACTCCCTTTCAAACCATAACAGGGAATCAGGTAACAACAATAAAGGAGCAGCTTGGGAAGAGTCAGCTAGTTTACAAAGAGGAACAACGTCGATAAAAAATTTAGACTGTAGCATCGTCAGAGCTTCAAACCTTCTGGCCGCAACAGAAACAATGGGTTCTTCGGAAAATAATTtaactgtatatttttaa
- the Cad96Cb gene encoding protocadherin Fat 1 isoform X2, producing the protein MRITYECTILLIGVLLMFLKLNATTGAILDSRCYLEGGGSAESFLANEDLGVGAIIGKLRINGNPEIEGGDIDLSLREKDAQIKIVPSTKDLSLAMELDKEGVLGPSSVYVNVICTRRRSTDPSFVIPVNVRVIDVNDNAPIWIGAPYTVTLSEVTVSGTRILQGAHAEDADQPGPFSTVEYQILPGPYSGFVQFLNPLEGTLVLKKSLDYETMQNFTVKLRAQDQGSPPKYTDTTLRVVITDADDQNPKFQYDSYTGELPGDGHPGDLRLRPEPINAVDQDEGICAPIQYTIVQSQDTTYFRIHPHSGVITLLTPIGYADLVNGATMVVKATQIDNADRYALTTVMLTRQGARADITALSFVQQKFFMRIREDTAVGNRILALPTNKPGKHLKYTILDPVNSQFFSVGSLGEVILVKPLDYEKITKHDFQVMATDGLTNITADITMEVIDVNDWEPRFRETHYEFVIPNSSIHSPSESFEGVMVGKVEAADGDRNDKLELSLKGQYAGLFEIDTKGCIYMRPEQLQGLNESTVHLIATATDSGIPPRSTSVPVTVTMERLTLAQTSWSSSFIGVLGMIISLFIVIIIILTWYIIHSKSKRRKGTPPLGRNRVHSQAHSTMSSANLVTHEKISNNGNGTVVTSGNSGVSVLHMKHDGNISMSNPINSGLNHSGVGKVCSTVLATNLERENKRDQERDREKQRESYAATVRIILPGIVSRASANGQLYEEDEIENDSLSNHNRESGNNNKGAAWEESASLQRGTTSIKNLDCSIVRASNLLAATETMGSSENNLTVYF; encoded by the exons caaCTACTGGTGCCATCTTAGACTCGCGTTGTTATCTTGAAGGTGGCGGTTCAGCAGAGAGCTTTCTCGCTAATGAAGATCTGGGAGTGGGAGCTATTATTGGAAAGTTACGAATAAATGGAAATCCTGAAATAGAAGGAGGCGATATTGATTTATCTCTACGAGAAAAGGACGCTCAAATCAAAATAGTACCAAGCACCAAAGATTTGTCTTTGGCTATGGAATTGGACAAGGAAGGGGTCCTGGGTCCCTCTTCAGTTTATGTAAATGTTATTTGTACTCGTCGTCGTTCTACTGATCCG AGTTTTGTGATTCCGGTGAACGTACGCGTAATTGACGTCAACGACAACGCCCCGATTTGGATAGGTGCACCATATACCGTAACACTCTCTGAAGTCACTGTATCCGGTACAAGAATACTACAAGGTGCACATGCAGAAGATGCAGATCAGCCGGGTCCATTTTCTACAGTTGAGTACCAAATATTACCCGGACCATACTCGGGTTTTGTCCAGTTTTTGAACCCTCTCGAAGGTACATTAGTACTAAAAAAGTCGTTGGACTACGAGACTATGCAAAATTTTACTGTGAAACTTAGAGCTCAAGATCAGGGTAGTCCACCAAAATATACGGACACAACACTAAGAGTAGTGATTACAGATGCTGATGACCAAAACCCTAAATTTCAATATGACTCCTACACTGGAGAGCTTCCAGGCGATGGACATCCCGGCGATTTAAGGTTACGTCCAGAACCAATCAACGCTGTTGACCAAGATGAAGGCATATGTGCGCCTATTCAGTATACAATTGTTCAATCACAAGACACGACATACTTTCGAATACATCCTCACAGCGGCGTTATTACATTACTAACACCCATCGGCTATGCGGATCTAGTTAACGGTGCTACAATGGTGGTGAAGGCGACACAAATAGACAATGCCGACCGTTATGCGTTAACAACCGTTATGTTAACACGGCAAGGGGCGCGTGCTGATATAACAGCGCTGTCATTTGTACAGCAAAAATTTTTCATGCGTATACGCGAGGATACGGCTGTTGGAAATCGCATTTTAGCATTACCCACTAACAAACCGGGAAAACActtgaaatatacaatattggaCCCAgtaaattcacaattttttagtGTGGGGTCATTGGGCGAAGTAATATTAGTTAAGCCTCTCGACTATGAGAAGATAACAAAACATGATTTTCAAGTAATGGCAACGGATGGTTTGACAAATATTACAGCAGATATAACGATGGAAGTTATCGACGTAAATGACTGGGAGCCTAGATTTCGAGAGACACATTACGAGTTCGTGATTCCAAATAGC TCTATTCACTCGCCATCTGAATCGTTTGAAGGTGTAATGGTTGGAAAAGTAGAAGCAGCCGATGGGGATCGCAATGACAAACTTGAGCTATCGTTGAAAGGGCAATATGCTGGCCTTTTTGAGATAGATACTAAAGGATGTATTTACATGCGGCCTGAGCAATTACAAGGGCTTAATGAATCCACAGTTCATTTAATCGCCACAGCAACTGATTCAGGAATTCCGCCACGTAGTACCTCTGTGCCAGTCACGGTGACCATGGAAAGACTCACTCTTGCTCAAACATCTTGGAGTTCCAGTTTCATAGGAGTGTTAGGCATGataataagtttatttattgttattattataattctcACATGGTACATAATCCACTCAAAGAGCAAACGGCGAAAGGGCACACCACCTTTGGGACGAAATCGTGTCCACAGCCAGGCACACAGCACAATGTCTTCCGCAAACCTAGTTACTCACGAAAAAATTTCCAATAATGGTAATGGAACTGTAGTCACGAGTGGCAATAGTGGAGTTTCTGTGCTGCATATGAAGCATGACGGTAATATATCAATGTCAAATCCAATTAACAGTGGTCTAAATCATTCCGGAGTTGGCAAGGTATGTTCCACCGTTCTGGCAACGAATTTGGAACGTGAAAATAAGCGTGATCAGGAGCGTGATAGGGAAAAACAACGGGAAAGTTATGCAGCAACAGTTAGAA TCATTCTTCCAGGTATAGTGTCACGAGCCTCTGCCAATGGGCAGTTGTACGAAGAAGATGAAATCGAAAATGACTCCCTTTCAAACCATAACAGGGAATCAGGTAACAACAATAAAGGAGCAGCTTGGGAAGAGTCAGCTAGTTTACAAAGAGGAACAACGTCGATAAAAAATTTAGACTGTAGCATCGTCAGAGCTTCAAACCTTCTGGCCGCAACAGAAACAATGGGTTCTTCGGAAAATAATTtaactgtatatttttaa
- the Cad96Cb gene encoding protocadherin beta-7 isoform X1, which translates to MRITYECTILLIGVLLMFLKLNATTGAILDSRCYLEGGGSAESFLANEDLGVGAIIGKLRINGNPEIEGGDIDLSLREKDAQIKIVPSTKDLSLAMELDKEGVLGPSSVYVNVICTRRRSTDPSFVIPVNVRVIDVNDNAPIWIGAPYTVTLSEVTVSGTRILQGAHAEDADQPGPFSTVEYQILPGPYSGFVQFLNPLEGTLVLKKSLDYETMQNFTVKLRAQDQGSPPKYTDTTLRVVITDADDQNPKFQYDSYTGELPGDGHPGDLRLRPEPINAVDQDEGICAPIQYTIVQSQDTTYFRIHPHSGVITLLTPIGYADLVNGATMVVKATQIDNADRYALTTVMLTRQGARADITALSFVQQKFFMRIREDTAVGNRILALPTNKPGKHLKYTILDPVNSQFFSVGSLGEVILVKPLDYEKITKHDFQVMATDGLTNITADITMEVIDVNDWEPRFRETHYEFVIPNSQSIHSPSESFEGVMVGKVEAADGDRNDKLELSLKGQYAGLFEIDTKGCIYMRPEQLQGLNESTVHLIATATDSGIPPRSTSVPVTVTMERLTLAQTSWSSSFIGVLGMIISLFIVIIIILTWYIIHSKSKRRKGTPPLGRNRVHSQAHSTMSSANLVTHEKISNNGNGTVVTSGNSGVSVLHMKHDGNISMSNPINSGLNHSGVGKVCSTVLATNLERENKRDQERDREKQRESYAATVRIILPGIVSRASANGQLYEEDEIENDSLSNHNRESGNNNKGAAWEESASLQRGTTSIKNLDCSIVRASNLLAATETMGSSENNLTVYF; encoded by the exons caaCTACTGGTGCCATCTTAGACTCGCGTTGTTATCTTGAAGGTGGCGGTTCAGCAGAGAGCTTTCTCGCTAATGAAGATCTGGGAGTGGGAGCTATTATTGGAAAGTTACGAATAAATGGAAATCCTGAAATAGAAGGAGGCGATATTGATTTATCTCTACGAGAAAAGGACGCTCAAATCAAAATAGTACCAAGCACCAAAGATTTGTCTTTGGCTATGGAATTGGACAAGGAAGGGGTCCTGGGTCCCTCTTCAGTTTATGTAAATGTTATTTGTACTCGTCGTCGTTCTACTGATCCG AGTTTTGTGATTCCGGTGAACGTACGCGTAATTGACGTCAACGACAACGCCCCGATTTGGATAGGTGCACCATATACCGTAACACTCTCTGAAGTCACTGTATCCGGTACAAGAATACTACAAGGTGCACATGCAGAAGATGCAGATCAGCCGGGTCCATTTTCTACAGTTGAGTACCAAATATTACCCGGACCATACTCGGGTTTTGTCCAGTTTTTGAACCCTCTCGAAGGTACATTAGTACTAAAAAAGTCGTTGGACTACGAGACTATGCAAAATTTTACTGTGAAACTTAGAGCTCAAGATCAGGGTAGTCCACCAAAATATACGGACACAACACTAAGAGTAGTGATTACAGATGCTGATGACCAAAACCCTAAATTTCAATATGACTCCTACACTGGAGAGCTTCCAGGCGATGGACATCCCGGCGATTTAAGGTTACGTCCAGAACCAATCAACGCTGTTGACCAAGATGAAGGCATATGTGCGCCTATTCAGTATACAATTGTTCAATCACAAGACACGACATACTTTCGAATACATCCTCACAGCGGCGTTATTACATTACTAACACCCATCGGCTATGCGGATCTAGTTAACGGTGCTACAATGGTGGTGAAGGCGACACAAATAGACAATGCCGACCGTTATGCGTTAACAACCGTTATGTTAACACGGCAAGGGGCGCGTGCTGATATAACAGCGCTGTCATTTGTACAGCAAAAATTTTTCATGCGTATACGCGAGGATACGGCTGTTGGAAATCGCATTTTAGCATTACCCACTAACAAACCGGGAAAACActtgaaatatacaatattggaCCCAgtaaattcacaattttttagtGTGGGGTCATTGGGCGAAGTAATATTAGTTAAGCCTCTCGACTATGAGAAGATAACAAAACATGATTTTCAAGTAATGGCAACGGATGGTTTGACAAATATTACAGCAGATATAACGATGGAAGTTATCGACGTAAATGACTGGGAGCCTAGATTTCGAGAGACACATTACGAGTTCGTGATTCCAAATAGC CAGTCTATTCACTCGCCATCTGAATCGTTTGAAGGTGTAATGGTTGGAAAAGTAGAAGCAGCCGATGGGGATCGCAATGACAAACTTGAGCTATCGTTGAAAGGGCAATATGCTGGCCTTTTTGAGATAGATACTAAAGGATGTATTTACATGCGGCCTGAGCAATTACAAGGGCTTAATGAATCCACAGTTCATTTAATCGCCACAGCAACTGATTCAGGAATTCCGCCACGTAGTACCTCTGTGCCAGTCACGGTGACCATGGAAAGACTCACTCTTGCTCAAACATCTTGGAGTTCCAGTTTCATAGGAGTGTTAGGCATGataataagtttatttattgttattattataattctcACATGGTACATAATCCACTCAAAGAGCAAACGGCGAAAGGGCACACCACCTTTGGGACGAAATCGTGTCCACAGCCAGGCACACAGCACAATGTCTTCCGCAAACCTAGTTACTCACGAAAAAATTTCCAATAATGGTAATGGAACTGTAGTCACGAGTGGCAATAGTGGAGTTTCTGTGCTGCATATGAAGCATGACGGTAATATATCAATGTCAAATCCAATTAACAGTGGTCTAAATCATTCCGGAGTTGGCAAGGTATGTTCCACCGTTCTGGCAACGAATTTGGAACGTGAAAATAAGCGTGATCAGGAGCGTGATAGGGAAAAACAACGGGAAAGTTATGCAGCAACAGTTAGAA TCATTCTTCCAGGTATAGTGTCACGAGCCTCTGCCAATGGGCAGTTGTACGAAGAAGATGAAATCGAAAATGACTCCCTTTCAAACCATAACAGGGAATCAGGTAACAACAATAAAGGAGCAGCTTGGGAAGAGTCAGCTAGTTTACAAAGAGGAACAACGTCGATAAAAAATTTAGACTGTAGCATCGTCAGAGCTTCAAACCTTCTGGCCGCAACAGAAACAATGGGTTCTTCGGAAAATAATTtaactgtatatttttaa
- the Cad96Cb gene encoding protocadherin Fat 1 isoform X3, with the protein MRITYECTILLIGVLLMFLKLNATTGAILDSRCYLEGGGSAESFLANEDLGVGAIIGKLRINGNPEIEGGDIDLSLREKDAQIKIVPSTKDLSLAMELDKEGVLGPSSVYVNVICTRRRSTDPSFVIPVNVRVIDVNDNAPIWIGAPYTVTLSEVTVSGTRILQGAHAEDADQPGPFSTVEYQILPGPYSGFVQFLNPLEGTLVLKKSLDYETMQNFTVKLRAQDQGSPPKYTDTTLRVVITDADDQNPKFQYDSYTGELPGDGHPGDLRLRPEPINAVDQDEGICAPIQYTIVQSQDTTYFRIHPHSGVITLLTPIGYADLVNGATMVVKATQIDNADRYALTTVMLTRQGARADITALSFVQQKFFMRIREDTAVGNRILALPTNKPGKHLKYTILDPVNSQFFSVGSLGEVILVKPLDYEKITKHDFQVMATDGLTNITADITMEVIDVNDWEPRFRETHYEFVIPNSQSIHSPSESFEGVMVGKVEAADGDRNDKLELSLKGQYAGLFEIDTKGCIYMRPEQLQGLNESTVHLIATATDSGIPPRSTSVPVTVTMERLTLAQTSWSSSFIGVLGMIISLFIVIIIILTWYIIHSKSKRRKGTPPLGRNRVHSQAHSTMSSANLVTHEKISNNGNGTVVTSGNSGVSVLHMKHDGNISMSNPINSGLNHSGVGKVCSTVLATNLERENKRDQERDREKQRESYAATVRSIVSRASANGQLYEEDEIENDSLSNHNRESGNNNKGAAWEESASLQRGTTSIKNLDCSIVRASNLLAATETMGSSENNLTVYF; encoded by the exons caaCTACTGGTGCCATCTTAGACTCGCGTTGTTATCTTGAAGGTGGCGGTTCAGCAGAGAGCTTTCTCGCTAATGAAGATCTGGGAGTGGGAGCTATTATTGGAAAGTTACGAATAAATGGAAATCCTGAAATAGAAGGAGGCGATATTGATTTATCTCTACGAGAAAAGGACGCTCAAATCAAAATAGTACCAAGCACCAAAGATTTGTCTTTGGCTATGGAATTGGACAAGGAAGGGGTCCTGGGTCCCTCTTCAGTTTATGTAAATGTTATTTGTACTCGTCGTCGTTCTACTGATCCG AGTTTTGTGATTCCGGTGAACGTACGCGTAATTGACGTCAACGACAACGCCCCGATTTGGATAGGTGCACCATATACCGTAACACTCTCTGAAGTCACTGTATCCGGTACAAGAATACTACAAGGTGCACATGCAGAAGATGCAGATCAGCCGGGTCCATTTTCTACAGTTGAGTACCAAATATTACCCGGACCATACTCGGGTTTTGTCCAGTTTTTGAACCCTCTCGAAGGTACATTAGTACTAAAAAAGTCGTTGGACTACGAGACTATGCAAAATTTTACTGTGAAACTTAGAGCTCAAGATCAGGGTAGTCCACCAAAATATACGGACACAACACTAAGAGTAGTGATTACAGATGCTGATGACCAAAACCCTAAATTTCAATATGACTCCTACACTGGAGAGCTTCCAGGCGATGGACATCCCGGCGATTTAAGGTTACGTCCAGAACCAATCAACGCTGTTGACCAAGATGAAGGCATATGTGCGCCTATTCAGTATACAATTGTTCAATCACAAGACACGACATACTTTCGAATACATCCTCACAGCGGCGTTATTACATTACTAACACCCATCGGCTATGCGGATCTAGTTAACGGTGCTACAATGGTGGTGAAGGCGACACAAATAGACAATGCCGACCGTTATGCGTTAACAACCGTTATGTTAACACGGCAAGGGGCGCGTGCTGATATAACAGCGCTGTCATTTGTACAGCAAAAATTTTTCATGCGTATACGCGAGGATACGGCTGTTGGAAATCGCATTTTAGCATTACCCACTAACAAACCGGGAAAACActtgaaatatacaatattggaCCCAgtaaattcacaattttttagtGTGGGGTCATTGGGCGAAGTAATATTAGTTAAGCCTCTCGACTATGAGAAGATAACAAAACATGATTTTCAAGTAATGGCAACGGATGGTTTGACAAATATTACAGCAGATATAACGATGGAAGTTATCGACGTAAATGACTGGGAGCCTAGATTTCGAGAGACACATTACGAGTTCGTGATTCCAAATAGC CAGTCTATTCACTCGCCATCTGAATCGTTTGAAGGTGTAATGGTTGGAAAAGTAGAAGCAGCCGATGGGGATCGCAATGACAAACTTGAGCTATCGTTGAAAGGGCAATATGCTGGCCTTTTTGAGATAGATACTAAAGGATGTATTTACATGCGGCCTGAGCAATTACAAGGGCTTAATGAATCCACAGTTCATTTAATCGCCACAGCAACTGATTCAGGAATTCCGCCACGTAGTACCTCTGTGCCAGTCACGGTGACCATGGAAAGACTCACTCTTGCTCAAACATCTTGGAGTTCCAGTTTCATAGGAGTGTTAGGCATGataataagtttatttattgttattattataattctcACATGGTACATAATCCACTCAAAGAGCAAACGGCGAAAGGGCACACCACCTTTGGGACGAAATCGTGTCCACAGCCAGGCACACAGCACAATGTCTTCCGCAAACCTAGTTACTCACGAAAAAATTTCCAATAATGGTAATGGAACTGTAGTCACGAGTGGCAATAGTGGAGTTTCTGTGCTGCATATGAAGCATGACGGTAATATATCAATGTCAAATCCAATTAACAGTGGTCTAAATCATTCCGGAGTTGGCAAGGTATGTTCCACCGTTCTGGCAACGAATTTGGAACGTGAAAATAAGCGTGATCAGGAGCGTGATAGGGAAAAACAACGGGAAAGTTATGCAGCAACAGTTAGAA GTATAGTGTCACGAGCCTCTGCCAATGGGCAGTTGTACGAAGAAGATGAAATCGAAAATGACTCCCTTTCAAACCATAACAGGGAATCAGGTAACAACAATAAAGGAGCAGCTTGGGAAGAGTCAGCTAGTTTACAAAGAGGAACAACGTCGATAAAAAATTTAGACTGTAGCATCGTCAGAGCTTCAAACCTTCTGGCCGCAACAGAAACAATGGGTTCTTCGGAAAATAATTtaactgtatatttttaa